Part of the Candidatus Acidulodesulfobacterium acidiphilum genome is shown below.
TAAGGGCGGAACCTTTTATTACCGGAACGCTGTCTCCGGGGAAATTATAGGAGGTTAAAAGTTCTCTTACTTCAAGTTCGACAAGCTCAAGAAGTTCGGGATCGTCAACCATATCGACTTTGTTTAAAAATACTACTATGTATGGAACGCCTACCTGGCGGGCTAAAAGGATATGCTCGCGGGTCTGAGGCATAGGGCCGTCCGCAGCGGAAACGACTAAAATTGCTCCGTCCATCTGTGCGGCTCCGGTTATCATATTCTTAACATAGTCGGCATGACCCGGGCAGTCGACGTGCGCATAGTGTCTTTTATCGGTAGAGTATTCTACGTGGGAAGTAGCGATGGTAATACCTCTTTCTTTTTCTTCCGGCGCGTTGTCTATCTGGTCGTATGATTTAAAAGTCGCCTGGCCTTTTTTTGCTAGTACTTTCGTGATGGCGGCAGTTAAAGTTGTTTTGCCGTGGTCAACGTGACCTATGGTTCCTATGTTGACGTGAGGCTTAGATCTGTCGAATTTCTCTTTGGACATTTAGTTCTCCTCCTATAAAAAAATATTCGTTTTTAAAATATTCTAAATTATTTTTATTGGAGCCCATGATCGGGATTGAACCGATGGCCTCTTCCTTACCAAGGAAGTGCTCCACCACTGAGCTACATGGGCATACATCATAAACGTATCTTAAAAAATGGAGCGGGAAACGGGGTTCGAACCCGCGACATTCAGCTTGGAAGGCTGACGCTCTACCAACTGAGCTATTCCCGCATTAAAAAAAATATTAATATTTTAAATCATAACTTCATATTTCAATAATATTTACCGAATATGAAATATATTTAAAATTAAGACTTAAATGGTGGAGAGGGAAGGATTCGAACCTTCGTAGACTCGCGCCGACAGATTTACAGTCTGTTCCCTTTAGCCGCTCGGGCACCTCTCCTTAACACCCAACCCAATCAGATTTAAATCTTAATTATAGTAAAATTATTTCTAAAACTATATGGAGCTGGCGATGGGAATCGAACCCGCAACCTGCTGATTACAAATCAGCTGCTCTGCCATTGAGCTACGCCAGCAAGTCAAAAAAATTCCCAAAAACCCCGCAATATTTAGAAACTTTAATAATAACAAAATCTTTAATAATTTGTCAACATTTTTTTTCCTTAAACCATTCATACGTCATTTTAATACCTTCGCCGAAATTTACTTTAGGCTTAAAACCAAGGTCTTTTTCTATCTTTCCGATATCTAAACAGCTTGTTTTCTGCTCTCCCTGCTTAGCAGGACCGTGAACCTGTTTAAAACTTTTATTAAAATTTTTATTAATTTCTTCAAATAAAGTGTTAACGCTGATTTCTATAGATGTTCCGACATTATATATGCCGACTTTATCGATATATTTAAGAGCTAAAATATTCGCCTCGGCAACGTCTTTAACGTATACATAATCTCTAGTCTGCTCCCCGTCTCCGTTTATTACCGGCTGCTCTTTTTTTAGCATTTTATTTAAAAAAATAGCGACTACCCCCGCTTCGCCGTGGGGATTTTGCCTTGGACCGTAAACGTTGCCGTAACGCAGAGAAATATATTTTAATCCGTAAACTTCATGATAAAAATTTAAAAATTTATCTGCAGTAAGCTTTGCTATGCCGTAAGGAGATAGCGGCCATTCCGCATGAGTTTCTTTTGTAGGCCTATCGTCCGTATCTCCATATATAGCTCCGCCGGTTGAAGAAAAAATGAACTTTTTAATCTTAAAATCGTTAGAAAGTTTAATTAAATTAATGGTTGCCATAATATTAGTCCTGGCATCGAAAATAGGATCGGCAACGGACTTTCTGACGTCTATCTGGGCAGCTAAATGATATATTATATCCGGCTTTTCTTCCGAAAATATTTTTTCAATTCCGTTAAAATCGTTAATATCCGACCGTATTAATTTTGCAGTTTTATTGACGTTATATTCAAAACCGCTTGAAAGATTATCGATTATCGCAACCTCATGATTATTATCCGCAAGCATATCGACTATATGGCTGCCTATAAATCCCGCTCCCCCAGTTACCAATATTTTCATCGGTTAGTTTTCTCCTTAAATATTATAATTAAATTTTTTTATAGCTCTATAAATAGTACGATTAAGCGTATCCGGTATAGAAATATATGTTGTATATATCCTCGCAATATTTCTAAAAAATATTTAATATTGTTAGAAATTTATCCGATCAGTTTTGCGGCATAAAGCGAAAAATAGGTTATAATAATATCGGCGCCCGCCCTTTTCATAGAAGTAAGCGTTTCTAAAACCGCAAGTTCTTCGTCGACGTAACCCATTTTAGCGGCGGCCTTTACCATGGAATATTCTCCCGATACGTTATAAGCGGCAAGAGGTCTTTTAAAAGTCTGTTTTATTTTGTAAATTATATCCAGATAGCTTAACGCCGGTTTTACCATAATGATATCCGCGCCTTCTTCTAAATCAAGCTCGGTTTCCAGTACCGCTTCGTCTGAATTCGCCGGATCCATTTGATATGATTTTCTGTCGCCGAATTTAGGGAAACAGTCGGCTGCATCTCTAAAAGGCGAATAAAATGCGGAAGCATATTTTGAAGAATAAGACATTATAGGTATATTTACAAATCCTTCATCGTCTAAAGATTCCCTTATTTTTCTTATCCTTCCGTCCATCATATCCGAAGGGGCTATAATATCCGAACCTGCTTTTGCGTAAGAAACGCTAATTTTTGCAAGATATTCCAACGTTTCGTCATTTTTAACGTAACCTTTTTCATCGACTATACCGCAATGGCCGTGCGAAGTATAATCGCACATGCATACGTCGTTAATAATTAAAATATCGGGATATCCGTCTTTTACGGCTTTCACGGTCTGCTGCATTATTCCGTTATCAGAATAAGCCTCGGACGCAAATTCGTCTTTATGCTCCGGAATACCGAAAAGAAGTATGCCGCCTATTTTTAAATCTTCGACTTTTTGAAGTTCTTTTAAAAGTTCGTCTATAGAATAGCGAAACTGCCCGGGCATAGTGCCTATAGGTTCCTTAATTCCTTTTCCGTGCGAAACGAAATAAGGCATAATAAATTTTGACGGGTCCAATTTAGTCTCTTGAACTAATTTTAA
Proteins encoded:
- the hemB gene encoding porphobilinogen synthase, which gives rise to MNLNYPFVRPRRLRNSPQLLKLVQETKLDPSKFIMPYFVSHGKGIKEPIGTMPGQFRYSIDELLKELQKVEDLKIGGILLFGIPEHKDEFASEAYSDNGIMQQTVKAVKDGYPDILIINDVCMCDYTSHGHCGIVDEKGYVKNDETLEYLAKISVSYAKAGSDIIAPSDMMDGRIRKIRESLDDEGFVNIPIMSYSSKYASAFYSPFRDAADCFPKFGDRKSYQMDPANSDEAVLETELDLEEGADIIMVKPALSYLDIIYKIKQTFKRPLAAYNVSGEYSMVKAAAKMGYVDEELAVLETLTSMKRAGADIIITYFSLYAAKLIG
- a CDS encoding NAD-dependent epimerase/dehydratase family protein encodes the protein MKILVTGGAGFIGSHIVDMLADNNHEVAIIDNLSSGFEYNVNKTAKLIRSDINDFNGIEKIFSEEKPDIIYHLAAQIDVRKSVADPIFDARTNIMATINLIKLSNDFKIKKFIFSSTGGAIYGDTDDRPTKETHAEWPLSPYGIAKLTADKFLNFYHEVYGLKYISLRYGNVYGPRQNPHGEAGVVAIFLNKMLKKEQPVINGDGEQTRDYVYVKDVAEANILALKYIDKVGIYNVGTSIEISVNTLFEEINKNFNKSFKQVHGPAKQGEQKTSCLDIGKIEKDLGFKPKVNFGEGIKMTYEWFKEKKC